The genomic window TATCGACTTTGGAGCTTATCTACTCATCAAAAGTTAGATAAAGAACGTACTCCTGAAATAGAAAAAGCTGATTTAACATCACTGGCCTTAGATATGGCGGAATGGGGCATTACTTCACCTACTTCATTAGAATGGGTTACTCCTCCTCCAAACGGTCATTTTCTACAAGCCATGGACACCTTGGAACAATTAGAGGCTTTTGAAGATGGACTATTAACCGATCATGGTAAGGAGATACACAAATTACCTTGTCACCCAAGGATTGCGCATATGTTATTGTATGCTGAAGAGGAAGATCTTCTTGCTTTAGCTTGTGATTTAGCAGCTATTTTAGAAGAAAGAGATCCTCTTCCTAATAACTCTGGAATTGACATTAATTTGAGAATAGAAGCCTTAAGACGATTTAGAACTGATAGCGGAAAGAACAAACGCTTTAGGAATATAGAAAAAGTAGCCAATCAATACCGCAGGCTATTTGATATTGATGCTGACAACTCAGGTGTGGATGATTTTGAAACAGGTGTTTTATTGGCTCATGCCTACCCAGAAAGAATTGCTTGTTCTAAACCTGGAAATAATGCACAATTCCAACTTGCGAATGGTAAAATTGCCATGGCGGGTCATAAAGACGATTTAGCCTACGAGCAATGGTTGGCAGTGGCACATATTGACGCCCGTGAGGGTATGGGAAAAATCTTTATGGCATCTCCTTTAGATCCAAAGGATTTAGCCACTATGGTTAAAGAAAAAGAAATGATCGAATGGGATACTGATGATGGAGGACTTATTGCCACAAAAGACTTACGCATTGGTAGCATAGTGCTTAAAAGTACGCCTATCCAATCCATTTCTGAGGAAGCCAAATTAAATGCAATTACTGATGCCATAAAAAAAGAAGGCCGTCAGCTTCTAGATTTCAATGAGGAAGTCACTCAATGGCAAGCCAGGATTGCTAGTTTAAGAAAATGGAATCCTAAAGAGGAGTGGCCCGACTGTTCTACCCCACACCTATTGTTAAACAACAAACAATGGATCACCCCTTACTTAAAAGACGTAAAAAAACCTCAAGATTTAAAGAAATTAAAGCTGATTGATATTCTACATCATAGTTTAGAGTGGGATAAACAAGAAGCATTAAATACACTTGCTCCAATAAAAATAAAAGTCCCAAGTGGTAGTCAGATAAAACTTAAATATTCTGATAATGGAGCACCTCCTATTTTGGCCGTACGCTTACAAGAATGTTTTGGTTTAGCAGAAACACCTTCTGTAAACAACTGTAAACAAAATGTTTTGATGCATTTATTGTCTCCAGGGTTTAAACCGGTACAGATTACATCTGACTTAAAAAGCTTCTGGGACAACACCTATTTTGAGGTAAAAAAGGAACTGAAAAGAAGATATCCTAAGCATGCGTGGCCAGAAAAACCATGGGAAGAAGAAGCCGTAAGAGGAGTTAAAAGAAAATAACACGTAATTAATACACTTTTAACACAATTTACAAAGCATACATTGATAAATAGGGTGAAATTAGTTAGTTTTACATTAAACAAATAACAACTAATTATGGATTCATTTAGAAAATATTTCGTAGGTGCTATTATTGGAGTTTTTCCATTTGTCGCATTATTTTATCACGTTTTTGTAAGTCTTCAAGTGTATAAAATTGAAGGTGCCTTACTAGGATTCATTGCACTTATTACACCTGTTATAAGTGATGCCGTATGGTTAGTGTACAGTATCTTAACACAAGGGGTGCATTTATATCACATCTTAGGTGTTATCGGAGTCTTCTTTGGATATTTATGGTTAAAACATGGTAGGAATAGAAAAATAAATTCAACTTCCTAAGATATTTAAAGGTAATCCATTATGAACTTTTGAAGTTCTTCTTGTTCATAAGGTTTAGGAATGCAGGCATCCATACCTGCTGCTAAATACTTTTCAATTAAATCACCATCAACATTCGCAGTGATAGCAATAATAGGGGTAGATAAATTTAATTTATTTCGAATAATTTTAGTGGCTTCTACCCCATCCATTACGGGCATTTGAATATCCATTAAAATCATATCAAATTCTTTCTTTTTGCACAATTCTGTAGCTATTAATCCATTTTCTGCCTCAGTAATATCCATCTTCCAGTTTTCAAGTATACCTTTCAACAATAAAATATTAAAGGGATTATCTTCTACCATGAGGACTCTCATTCCAGTCCAATCTCCATTTTTGAGCCTAATTTTTCGATCATCATTATTTTGAGAAACAAGATGACTCTTAATTACCTTTTCGAGGTCTTCCAAATCAAATGGTTTAGAAACACAATCGTTCATGCCAGAGGCCTTATACAACTTTTGGTCTTCTATAGAACTATTGGCTGTTAATGCAATAATTGGGAGTGTTTTATGTAATTCTTCCCTTAATATTTTGGTAGCTTCCACCCCATCCATTACGGGCATTTGAATATCCATTAAGATAATATCAAAATCTTGTTCTATAGCCAATTCAATAGCTTCTTCTCCATGTTCAGCAGTAACTATCTCAAGGCCCCAACCTTCCAAGATGTTGACCACTAACATTTTGTTAAACATGTTATCTTCTACAACCAATACTTTTTTCCCTTTCCAGGAATCAGAAGGTCGATGTAATTCTTTGTTTTTCGGTTTTAAGAAAAATACGTCCTTAATTACTTTTTTTAACTGTCCTACTTTAAAAGGTTTAGGAATACATCCATTCATTCCTACCTCTAAGAACTCTTCTT from Flammeovirga yaeyamensis includes these protein-coding regions:
- the hrpB gene encoding ATP-dependent helicase HrpB; this translates as MAFPYHQTNLPVKDIIPEVHQVLENQNTLILKAPPGAGKSTLLPLALLGQKWLGDQKILMLEPRRLAAKSIAERMSDMLGEKVGNTVGYRVRFDTKISDKTKIEVVTEGILTRMIHHDNTLEDVGIIIFDEFHERSIHADVAMALSREIQKVIREDLRILVMSATMDMPQLSLMLDQAPIIESKGKMYPVDINYVGDIDRYLIPELTAKTVIDAAKKHDGDILCFLPGQGEIRKCEEILRGALREFSIHPLYGQLPFHVQQKAIFPHPQGKRKVVLATNIAETSLTIEGVKIVVDSGFTRTQVFDANSGLSKLTTEQISEDAADQRSGRAGRLSEGVCYRLWSLSTHQKLDKERTPEIEKADLTSLALDMAEWGITSPTSLEWVTPPPNGHFLQAMDTLEQLEAFEDGLLTDHGKEIHKLPCHPRIAHMLLYAEEEDLLALACDLAAILEERDPLPNNSGIDINLRIEALRRFRTDSGKNKRFRNIEKVANQYRRLFDIDADNSGVDDFETGVLLAHAYPERIACSKPGNNAQFQLANGKIAMAGHKDDLAYEQWLAVAHIDAREGMGKIFMASPLDPKDLATMVKEKEMIEWDTDDGGLIATKDLRIGSIVLKSTPIQSISEEAKLNAITDAIKKEGRQLLDFNEEVTQWQARIASLRKWNPKEEWPDCSTPHLLLNNKQWITPYLKDVKKPQDLKKLKLIDILHHSLEWDKQEALNTLAPIKIKVPSGSQIKLKYSDNGAPPILAVRLQECFGLAETPSVNNCKQNVLMHLLSPGFKPVQITSDLKSFWDNTYFEVKKELKRRYPKHAWPEKPWEEEAVRGVKRK